From a region of the Petrotoga sp. 9PWA.NaAc.5.4 genome:
- a CDS encoding alpha/beta hydrolase: MNVEVFVLNKERNVTLTSLTQPVEGEFSFIKKRPAILIIPGGGYQMCSERESEIIAFEYLRVGYQAFVLRYSVKKDALWPNPLNDYEQAMRLIRSKADEWNIYEDKITVLGFSAGGHLASAAATMAKNRPNAALLGYAITTEDTVHECLLSAPSTWDKVDKNTCPCFIFATRTDDIVPITNSLKFMDALDKAGVAFESHIYGYGPHGFSSCKSAVTAPNISFCNRVPNWVDDSIEWLKDIFGDFDGEGGMTNPKYFSY, from the coding sequence GTGAATGTGGAAGTTTTTGTGTTAAATAAGGAAAGAAATGTTACCCTAACATCATTAACTCAACCAGTGGAAGGCGAATTCAGTTTTATTAAAAAACGACCAGCGATACTTATAATTCCTGGTGGAGGGTATCAAATGTGTTCCGAAAGAGAATCAGAAATAATTGCATTTGAATATTTAAGGGTAGGATATCAAGCTTTTGTACTTCGCTATTCAGTGAAAAAAGATGCGTTATGGCCAAATCCATTGAATGATTATGAACAAGCTATGAGACTAATAAGATCGAAAGCGGATGAGTGGAATATTTATGAAGATAAAATTACAGTTTTGGGATTTTCTGCTGGCGGTCATCTTGCTTCTGCTGCGGCTACCATGGCAAAGAATAGGCCTAATGCAGCTTTATTGGGATATGCAATTACAACTGAAGATACGGTACATGAGTGCTTACTATCAGCACCGTCAACATGGGATAAAGTTGACAAGAATACATGTCCATGTTTCATCTTTGCAACACGTACAGACGATATAGTTCCTATCACAAATTCTCTTAAGTTTATGGATGCACTTGATAAAGCAGGAGTTGCATTTGAAAGCCATATTTATGGATATGGGCCACATGGTTTTTCATCATGTAAATCAGCAGTTACGGCACCTAATATATCTTTCTGTAATAGGGTACCTAACTGGGTGGATGATAGCATAGAATGGTTAAAAG